One part of the Marispirochaeta sp. genome encodes these proteins:
- a CDS encoding transposase has translation MNTVIHIGIDVHKDTYSLCSFNFSAQKSFGQTRIASKSALVIKYVRKLQKEHPECTVLCGYEAGPTGYGLYRDLAKADIPCVIMAPTTLPKAPGNHIKTDRIDAEELARHLAWGTYSAVHIPTPQDEAVKNYTRLKGQLFHDEVDQETFTEYLQEVHDQQEKVDRYNQRIEELAALDAYRDRVSRLRCFRGIETHTALSFISEIGDVSRFANPQQFSSFLGLVPKENSSGQRERRGNITKAGNERLRLLLIEGAKSTLRSNIYGKKSKRLLARQKGNDPDVIAYADRANRRLHRVYNNLVARGVHHNKATVAVARELSCFIWGMMNNRIN, from the coding sequence ATGAATACTGTAATCCACATTGGAATCGATGTCCACAAAGATACTTACTCGCTGTGTTCATTCAACTTTTCAGCCCAGAAGAGTTTCGGGCAAACAAGAATCGCCAGCAAGAGCGCTCTGGTGATCAAATATGTACGAAAACTACAAAAGGAACATCCTGAGTGTACAGTACTCTGCGGTTATGAAGCAGGTCCAACCGGATACGGACTCTACCGGGATTTGGCGAAAGCAGATATCCCCTGTGTGATTATGGCCCCGACTACGTTGCCGAAAGCACCAGGCAATCACATAAAAACAGACAGGATAGATGCTGAAGAACTGGCCAGACACCTGGCGTGGGGGACCTACAGTGCCGTGCATATCCCGACGCCACAAGATGAAGCGGTAAAAAATTATACACGGCTGAAGGGGCAACTGTTTCATGATGAGGTCGACCAGGAAACGTTTACTGAATATCTGCAGGAAGTACACGACCAACAGGAAAAGGTAGACCGCTATAATCAGCGGATCGAAGAGTTGGCCGCCTTGGATGCCTACCGAGACCGGGTATCGAGACTTCGCTGTTTCAGGGGAATAGAGACGCATACGGCATTATCGTTTATTTCAGAGATTGGGGACGTCTCCCGGTTTGCAAACCCACAGCAGTTCTCCTCGTTTCTGGGCCTGGTTCCCAAGGAGAACTCCAGTGGTCAGAGAGAACGGCGAGGGAACATCACAAAGGCCGGGAATGAACGTTTACGGCTCCTGCTTATCGAAGGAGCCAAATCAACCCTGCGAAGCAATATCTATGGAAAGAAATCAAAGCGTCTCCTGGCGAGACAGAAAGGAAATGATCCGGATGTCATTGCGTATGCTGACAGGGCTAACAGGAGATTGCACAGAGTGTACAATAATCTTGTTGCTCGCGGTGTGCATCACAACAAGGCGACCGTCGCTGTTGCCAGAGAGTTATCCTGCTTCATCTGGGGGATGATGAACAATAGAATCAACTAA
- a CDS encoding V-type ATP synthase subunit A: protein MTNGTVVGINGNMVTVAVDGTVSMNEVGYILVGDQRLKAEVIRVNANNVELQVFEVTRGIGIGDTVEFSGELLAVELGPGLLGQIYDGLQNPLPKLAEQCGFFLQRGVYLDALPRDRKWEFTPSVKTGDTVQRGDSVGTVPEGIFKHRIMVPFGLSGVYTVESVAEAGSYTVDDTVAVITDEGGKKHTLTMKFEWPVKRAVTAYEERLKPGEPMVTKVRIIDTFLPVARGGTYCIPGPFGAGKTVLQQVTSRNAEVDIVIIAACGERAGEVVETLKEFPELLDPRTGKTLMERTVIIANTSSMPVAAREASVYTAVTLAEYYRQMGLHVLLLADSTSRWAQAMREMSGRLEEIPGEEAFPAYLESTIASFYERAGLVRLKDGSYGSVTIGGTVSPAGGNFEEPVTQATLKVVGAFHGLSRERSDARKYPAIHPLDSWSKYEGSVTYALTEHARDILFRGDEIGQMMKVVGEEGTSLDDFIIYLKSDFLDAVYLQQDSFDPIDFSVSVERQNHVFDIIFRILGSKFSFDNKEEARSYFNNLRQLFIDYNRSQWQGDEFKELEGRILKMLDERQSGMDSKAARLLQTAAEQK, encoded by the coding sequence ATGACGAATGGAACGGTTGTAGGTATAAATGGAAATATGGTTACCGTGGCTGTCGACGGCACGGTCTCCATGAATGAAGTAGGATACATTCTTGTCGGTGACCAGCGTCTTAAGGCCGAGGTTATCCGGGTAAATGCGAATAATGTTGAACTGCAGGTGTTTGAGGTAACCCGCGGTATCGGTATCGGCGATACGGTTGAGTTTTCCGGAGAGCTGCTGGCGGTTGAACTTGGTCCCGGACTACTGGGACAGATTTACGATGGTCTTCAGAACCCCCTGCCCAAACTTGCCGAACAGTGCGGATTCTTTTTGCAGAGGGGTGTCTATCTTGACGCCCTTCCCCGGGACAGAAAATGGGAGTTCACCCCTTCAGTAAAAACTGGTGATACTGTCCAGCGGGGTGATTCCGTAGGTACTGTTCCCGAGGGAATCTTCAAGCACCGGATCATGGTGCCCTTCGGCCTTAGCGGGGTCTACACTGTGGAGTCCGTGGCTGAGGCCGGATCCTACACCGTTGACGATACCGTGGCGGTTATAACGGACGAGGGCGGAAAAAAACACACCCTGACAATGAAATTCGAGTGGCCCGTAAAGCGTGCGGTGACTGCCTACGAAGAGCGGCTCAAGCCTGGCGAGCCGATGGTAACCAAGGTGCGTATTATCGACACCTTTCTGCCGGTAGCCCGGGGAGGTACCTACTGTATTCCCGGTCCTTTCGGTGCGGGAAAGACAGTTCTGCAGCAGGTTACCAGCCGTAACGCAGAGGTTGACATTGTAATCATTGCCGCCTGTGGTGAGCGGGCAGGTGAGGTAGTAGAGACGCTGAAGGAGTTCCCGGAGCTTCTTGACCCCAGGACCGGCAAAACCCTGATGGAACGGACCGTCATTATCGCCAATACCAGTTCGATGCCCGTCGCTGCTCGTGAAGCTTCGGTATACACCGCTGTAACTCTGGCGGAGTATTACCGGCAGATGGGACTGCATGTTCTGCTTCTGGCAGACTCCACTTCCCGCTGGGCCCAGGCCATGCGGGAGATGTCCGGACGTCTTGAGGAGATCCCCGGTGAAGAGGCCTTCCCTGCTTATCTTGAATCCACCATTGCCTCATTCTACGAGCGGGCAGGTCTTGTACGCCTCAAGGACGGCAGTTACGGCTCGGTAACCATCGGCGGTACCGTAAGCCCTGCCGGTGGTAACTTTGAGGAACCGGTAACCCAGGCAACCCTGAAGGTCGTCGGCGCCTTTCACGGGCTTTCCCGCGAGCGTTCAGACGCCAGAAAGTATCCGGCCATTCATCCTCTGGATTCATGGTCAAAATACGAGGGATCGGTCACGTACGCTCTTACAGAGCATGCACGGGATATCCTGTTCCGGGGCGACGAGATCGGTCAGATGATGAAGGTCGTCGGAGAAGAAGGAACAAGTCTGGATGACTTTATCATCTATCTTAAGAGTGATTTTCTCGATGCCGTTTACCTGCAGCAGGACTCTTTCGATCCGATCGACTTTTCCGTCAGTGTCGAGCGGCAGAATCACGTCTTCGATATTATCTTCAGGATCCTCGGCAGCAAGTTCAGCTTTGATAACAAGGAAGAGGCCCGCTCTTATTTTAATAACCTGCGGCAGCTCTTTATCGATTATAACCGCAGCCAGTGGCAGGGCGACGAGTTCAAGGAGCTGGAAGGCAGGATTCTGAAGATGCTGGATGAACGCCAGTCTGGAATGGATAGCAAAGCTGCCCGTTTACTGCAGACCGCGGCAGAGCAGAAGTAA
- a CDS encoding V-type ATP synthase subunit E, which produces MDVQLSELIEKIKTEGVTSAREEADKVLQDARRRKDEILKEAGQEANRIREAAKEEASRMEASGRAALEQAARDLILKVRQSIQNISESILNQKTGDALSGEGLEKIILAALEKWDGTEGDLSLLLSEKDAQELGKKLTGQLASRFGEGVEIKPFPAIKAGFRIGTKEGGSYYDFSAAEIAEMLSRLVNPQLAKIVEAAAKES; this is translated from the coding sequence ATGGATGTCCAACTGAGCGAACTTATTGAAAAGATAAAAACCGAAGGCGTTACCTCCGCCAGGGAAGAGGCCGACAAGGTCTTGCAGGATGCCCGTCGCCGGAAAGACGAGATCCTGAAAGAGGCCGGGCAGGAAGCAAACCGGATCAGGGAGGCGGCCAAAGAAGAAGCCTCCAGGATGGAAGCTTCCGGACGTGCCGCCCTTGAACAGGCTGCACGGGACCTGATCTTAAAGGTTCGACAATCTATTCAGAATATAAGCGAGTCGATTCTGAATCAGAAAACCGGGGATGCCTTAAGCGGCGAGGGACTGGAAAAGATTATTCTCGCAGCCCTGGAAAAGTGGGACGGCACGGAAGGGGATCTGTCTCTTCTTCTGTCCGAAAAAGACGCCCAGGAGCTTGGGAAGAAACTGACCGGACAGCTTGCATCCCGCTTCGGTGAAGGGGTGGAAATCAAACCCTTTCCTGCCATAAAAGCCGGTTTCCGGATTGGTACGAAAGAGGGAGGCAGCTACTACGATTTTTCAGCTGCCGAGATCGCGGAAATGCTGTCCCGCCTGGTGAATCCACAGCTGGCTAAAATCGTCGAGGCAGCGGCGAAAGAGTCGTAA
- a CDS encoding ABC transporter permease subunit yields MIPARIYTALIVGRKELQDFFRDPRSIVLTLVLPVVLFPLLFWVLAERRPERPADGRVFTIALAGEDPDFLRRTDPGYFVHVLPDSSIAESEAERRKLLFGSFDAVIHYKGDAGHKTPIVYFNNADSNSAAAVSYLQHSPQKTEGRTQQQQEPAQFQTAPIYASEVAAGKMFLALVLPFMIFIFAATCPLPVAADLSAGEKERFSLEPLLSTAAPRSGIAAGKLLAAACAGCISVGAYFIGVYVSVLISPEIVGEQAMVFSFDASQFFITGTLIVLATAFFAALELTAGFMARSVREAQLLGMPLLFVSMGAVYVAQSVDLKHVPAIFPHLPLVNLGLVIREAALDRIDPSHAAFTIAWSIAYLFCAALASVHRFKHESVIGGS; encoded by the coding sequence ATGATACCGGCAAGAATATATACCGCCCTGATTGTTGGACGCAAGGAACTGCAGGATTTTTTCCGGGACCCCCGCTCCATAGTCCTTACGCTGGTACTGCCGGTGGTTCTGTTTCCCCTGCTTTTCTGGGTCCTGGCGGAGAGACGCCCTGAGAGACCGGCCGACGGCAGAGTATTTACCATTGCCCTTGCGGGTGAAGACCCCGATTTCTTACGCCGGACAGACCCCGGCTATTTTGTACATGTGTTACCGGACAGCAGCATAGCGGAAAGCGAAGCCGAACGCCGTAAACTTCTATTCGGCAGCTTTGACGCTGTTATTCATTATAAAGGCGATGCCGGGCACAAGACACCGATAGTGTATTTCAACAACGCGGACTCTAACTCTGCCGCGGCAGTGAGCTATTTGCAGCACTCGCCCCAAAAGACCGAGGGCCGGACTCAACAGCAGCAGGAACCTGCTCAATTTCAGACAGCCCCGATCTATGCCAGTGAGGTGGCCGCGGGGAAAATGTTTCTGGCCCTGGTGCTGCCCTTTATGATTTTTATCTTTGCCGCGACCTGCCCGCTTCCTGTGGCAGCGGACTTGAGCGCCGGAGAAAAAGAGCGCTTCAGCCTTGAACCCCTGCTCTCTACAGCGGCGCCACGGTCAGGCATTGCGGCAGGAAAGCTCCTGGCCGCAGCCTGCGCCGGCTGCATCAGTGTGGGGGCCTACTTTATCGGCGTCTATGTCTCGGTCCTGATCAGTCCGGAGATTGTTGGTGAACAGGCGATGGTGTTTTCTTTTGACGCCAGCCAGTTTTTCATAACCGGAACCCTGATAGTGCTGGCTACGGCCTTTTTTGCGGCCCTGGAACTTACCGCCGGGTTTATGGCCCGGTCAGTGCGGGAGGCCCAGCTTCTGGGCATGCCGCTGCTCTTTGTCTCCATGGGGGCCGTTTATGTAGCCCAGAGCGTTGATCTTAAACATGTTCCAGCCATATTCCCGCATTTGCCGCTGGTAAACCTGGGACTGGTAATCCGGGAGGCTGCCCTGGACCGTATAGATCCCAGCCACGCAGCCTTTACGATTGCCTGGAGTATTGCCTACCTGTTCTGTGCTGCCCTTGCGTCAGTTCACCGCTTCAAGCACGAATCGGTAATCGGAGGAAGTTAA
- the rsgA gene encoding ribosome small subunit-dependent GTPase A: MLLGRVAAGINNIYTLLTTDGEDKNREREVSCRIKGKKLKGDPGRYNPIAVGDWVEFEDDLQHQGSGMIVSRQERKNVFARLNRKRGTMQTIAANMDLLVCLTSPESPPFRPRFIDRVLVAAAIGDMPVMVLVNKMDQHVDNAMRERLDVYSSIGCQVRYCSAATGEGVAEFIACIRGKDTAFVGQSGVGKSTLLNRIVPGADLAVGEITKKYNRGSHTTCFALMLKADFPGRLVDTPGIREIDIAGILPLDLGHYFPEFVPFLGDCAFSPCYHDHEPRCAVRDAVDDGRIHADRFESYLRILEQLRNNAPGYVKERRKN, translated from the coding sequence GTGCTCCTAGGTCGTGTTGCAGCGGGAATCAACAATATCTATACCCTTTTAACTACTGACGGTGAAGATAAAAACAGGGAAAGGGAAGTCAGCTGCCGTATAAAAGGGAAAAAATTAAAAGGGGATCCTGGGCGCTACAACCCCATCGCTGTTGGAGACTGGGTTGAGTTCGAAGACGATCTCCAGCACCAGGGCAGCGGTATGATCGTCTCCCGGCAGGAGCGGAAGAACGTTTTTGCCCGCTTGAATCGTAAACGGGGGACCATGCAGACCATCGCGGCCAACATGGATCTGCTTGTCTGTTTAACTTCTCCGGAATCTCCACCCTTTCGGCCCCGCTTTATCGACCGGGTGCTGGTAGCCGCGGCAATTGGAGATATGCCGGTAATGGTTTTGGTAAACAAGATGGATCAACACGTGGATAACGCCATGCGGGAACGCCTCGATGTCTATTCCTCCATCGGCTGTCAGGTCCGTTACTGCTCCGCTGCCACCGGCGAGGGGGTTGCGGAGTTTATTGCGTGTATCCGCGGCAAGGATACCGCCTTTGTGGGGCAGTCCGGAGTGGGAAAATCCACCCTTTTAAACAGAATCGTTCCCGGAGCTGACCTTGCGGTAGGAGAAATCACAAAAAAGTATAACCGGGGGAGCCACACAACCTGTTTCGCCCTGATGCTCAAAGCCGATTTTCCCGGACGTCTTGTGGATACCCCGGGTATCCGCGAAATCGATATCGCCGGTATTCTTCCTCTTGATCTGGGACACTATTTTCCAGAGTTCGTTCCCTTTCTGGGGGATTGCGCTTTTTCTCCCTGTTACCACGATCATGAGCCCCGCTGTGCCGTCAGGGACGCTGTAGATGACGGCAGGATCCATGCCGACAGATTCGAAAGCTATCTGAGAATTCTCGAGCAGCTCCGAAACAATGCTCCCGGGTATGTAAAGGAAAGGAGGAAGAACTGA
- a CDS encoding ATP-binding cassette domain-containing protein encodes MESFFYIALSGTCGYYCPMQKMSQERPDLIPAVLVDNLSKRFRRNPRWAVRNLSFSCQSGTVTGLLGENGAGKTSTLRMLSTMLSPTEGSATVCGHDTENDPAKVRQRVGMLFGGTSGLYDRLSATENILYFARLNGLGHKEAKERLSELAEVFDMGDFLHRRAGTFSTGMRQKTLIARAIIHNPPVLLLDEPATGLDFSTRRNIHRFILRQKNLGKTIIFSSHDLSAVQEICDTLIVLHNGRLAAKGSPAELSRKGSLESGIEELTRSSK; translated from the coding sequence ATGGAAAGTTTCTTTTACATTGCTCTATCGGGTACTTGCGGGTATTATTGTCCCATGCAAAAAATGTCTCAAGAAAGACCTGACCTGATCCCCGCTGTTCTCGTGGACAATCTCAGCAAGAGATTCCGGCGTAATCCCCGCTGGGCAGTCAGGAATCTCTCCTTCAGCTGTCAATCCGGCACTGTAACAGGTCTTTTAGGAGAAAACGGGGCAGGCAAAACAAGCACGTTGAGGATGCTCTCCACCATGCTAAGCCCAACCGAGGGCAGCGCTACTGTTTGCGGACATGATACAGAAAACGACCCCGCAAAAGTACGCCAAAGAGTGGGCATGCTCTTTGGCGGAACAAGCGGACTCTATGACCGCCTGAGCGCAACAGAGAATATCCTCTACTTTGCCCGGCTTAACGGACTGGGGCATAAAGAAGCGAAAGAACGACTATCCGAGCTGGCTGAAGTCTTTGATATGGGAGATTTTCTCCACCGCAGGGCCGGAACTTTTTCCACCGGAATGCGGCAGAAAACCCTTATTGCCAGGGCAATCATTCACAACCCCCCTGTGCTGCTGCTGGATGAACCGGCCACGGGACTTGATTTCAGCACACGGCGAAATATACACCGTTTTATCCTCCGTCAAAAAAATCTCGGTAAAACCATAATCTTTTCCAGCCATGATCTTTCCGCGGTACAGGAGATATGCGATACACTGATCGTTCTGCACAATGGCAGGCTTGCAGCAAAGGGAAGTCCAGCAGAGTTGAGCCGTAAAGGTTCCCTGGAAAGCGGTATCGAGGAATTGACCAGGAGCAGCAAATGA
- a CDS encoding IS110 family transposase, which yields MEEKIRYVGIDLGKRTYQCAILDEKAKNQQFNGKADGIGLERLAKRLGNDDLVGLEAGNNAFNIARYLTDRVGCHVVVLNPGKLAMIYQSLKKTDREDAVQIARLLQRNPVEELPTVPLPTKKEEEERSVVAELATYKADRTRYINRLHSVFLDSGITTITKADLKTASNREKNVLTLLTGRHVREARRLIEMVAYCEAIIEDLEQETKQFLESEKNTGILMSVPGVGPATALAFIAYVGDGSRFANADQVANYAGLTPRVDSSGETHRMGPISKRGCAYLRRVIVQAAWSLVRSKSGGHLKEAYKTLITRKPKAVAIIAIARRLVKLLYTLVTKKTYYRYSQLKERLAKLKYHKLQIIGLGS from the coding sequence ATGGAAGAGAAGATTCGGTATGTAGGCATCGACCTTGGTAAACGGACTTACCAGTGTGCGATTCTCGATGAGAAAGCCAAGAATCAACAGTTCAATGGAAAAGCCGATGGGATTGGCTTAGAGCGACTTGCCAAGAGATTGGGTAATGATGATTTGGTAGGACTGGAAGCGGGGAACAATGCGTTCAATATTGCTCGATATCTGACTGACCGGGTTGGGTGCCATGTTGTTGTTCTGAACCCTGGGAAGCTTGCAATGATTTACCAATCGCTGAAAAAAACGGATAGGGAAGATGCAGTACAAATTGCCCGCCTGTTACAGCGGAACCCGGTAGAAGAATTGCCAACCGTACCGTTGCCAACGAAGAAAGAGGAAGAGGAGAGGTCAGTTGTAGCCGAACTGGCAACTTACAAAGCAGACCGAACAAGGTACATAAACCGGCTCCATAGTGTGTTTCTCGATTCGGGTATTACAACGATAACGAAAGCGGATCTAAAAACGGCATCGAACAGAGAGAAGAACGTATTGACCCTTCTTACCGGACGGCATGTTCGAGAAGCGAGGCGACTGATAGAAATGGTTGCCTACTGTGAAGCGATTATTGAAGATTTAGAACAGGAAACAAAGCAGTTCCTGGAATCCGAGAAGAACACTGGGATTCTCATGTCTGTCCCAGGAGTCGGTCCTGCTACCGCGTTGGCTTTTATTGCCTACGTAGGGGATGGAAGTCGATTTGCGAATGCAGATCAGGTGGCAAACTACGCAGGCCTCACACCTCGGGTCGATAGCTCTGGGGAAACTCATCGAATGGGGCCAATATCAAAGCGAGGATGTGCATATTTGCGCAGAGTGATCGTACAGGCAGCATGGTCACTGGTGCGTTCGAAAAGTGGGGGGCACTTGAAAGAGGCTTACAAAACTTTAATCACTCGAAAACCTAAAGCAGTAGCGATTATTGCCATTGCTCGGAGATTAGTAAAGCTTCTGTACACCTTGGTGACAAAGAAGACATATTATCGGTATAGCCAGCTTAAAGAGAGGCTTGCGAAGCTGAAATATCATAAATTACAAATTATTGGATTGGGGTCTTGA
- a CDS encoding type II toxin-antitoxin system RelE/ParE family toxin: MIKSFKDGLTESIWQRKRIKGFPSDLFKIARRKLGFLEDAVDLKDLRIPPGNRLEPLKGDRAGQYSIRINDQWRVCFRWTDGNAFDVEITDYH; this comes from the coding sequence ATGATAAAGAGCTTCAAGGATGGGCTCACAGAGAGTATCTGGCAGCGGAAGCGTATTAAAGGTTTTCCCAGTGATCTATTCAAGATAGCGAGACGGAAACTGGGATTTCTCGAGGATGCTGTAGATTTGAAGGATTTACGGATACCACCTGGAAACCGATTAGAACCCTTAAAGGGTGATCGAGCAGGGCAGTATAGCATTCGGATAAACGATCAATGGCGTGTCTGTTTCCGCTGGACAGACGGAAATGCCTTTGATGTCGAGATCACTGATTACCATTAA
- the murI gene encoding glutamate racemase — translation MHGTNSTSFSADSALLSLSRPRLAVLDSGVGGLPYIHWIFRARPAGVYIYLADTAGFPYGSKTEESIIDMVIRRVGCLVQNFDPDIFLIACNTASVVALAALRERFSKPFVGVVPAVKPAAQQSAARRIGLIATSETVVSSYTENLISTFAADCDVVRFAGQDLVDFVENDLTRADESDRLEAVRPACDFFRNAGVDNLVLGCTHYLHLQKEFQALLGPEVRVVDSVDGVGRQVLLRLEDLGQGEQSGKVFNIYTTSPDEGSSYQDFAALYGGDYRGVLSCS, via the coding sequence ATGCACGGGACAAACTCAACAAGCTTTTCGGCTGATTCTGCTCTCTTATCATTATCCCGTCCCCGTCTGGCAGTCCTGGATTCCGGAGTGGGAGGACTGCCGTATATACACTGGATATTCCGAGCCCGCCCTGCAGGGGTGTATATCTATCTTGCAGATACCGCCGGGTTTCCCTACGGCAGTAAAACAGAGGAAAGCATAATCGATATGGTTATACGCCGCGTCGGCTGTCTTGTTCAAAACTTTGATCCCGATATCTTTCTGATCGCCTGTAACACTGCATCAGTTGTGGCCCTGGCCGCACTGCGGGAGCGTTTTTCCAAACCCTTTGTTGGGGTGGTACCCGCGGTAAAACCTGCAGCACAGCAGAGTGCCGCGCGCCGAATAGGCCTTATAGCCACATCCGAGACGGTTGTAAGCTCCTATACGGAAAACCTGATCAGCACCTTTGCTGCTGACTGCGATGTCGTGCGTTTTGCCGGTCAGGACCTGGTGGATTTTGTCGAGAACGATCTTACCCGCGCTGATGAGTCCGACAGGCTCGAAGCCGTGCGGCCGGCCTGTGATTTCTTTCGCAATGCCGGAGTGGATAACCTGGTCCTGGGCTGCACCCATTATCTTCATCTGCAAAAGGAGTTTCAGGCTCTACTGGGGCCGGAGGTTCGCGTCGTAGACTCGGTTGACGGGGTCGGACGGCAGGTTCTGCTGCGTCTTGAGGATTTAGGACAAGGGGAACAATCGGGGAAGGTTTTCAACATCTATACCACTTCGCCGGATGAAGGAAGCAGCTACCAGGATTTCGCCGCTCTCTACGGCGGAGACTACCGTGGGGTTCTGTCGTGCTCCTAG
- a CDS encoding tyrosine-type recombinase/integrase, translating into MDIGIIPSHPGSRVKRVSERAQKLAAREKRAEAILELSEAKRLFRRELWKSNYSDDYIAYAAALFCFSVGARIGEARALKFDAINLKTGFCDIIRSYSDDEDEDERLKLPKWEHIRKSVPLSDMAIEAIQYVIDHYPYPDIQPDDYVFPNVKSRENPVTSAGYNQEMLCLPGRGLGAC; encoded by the coding sequence GTGGACATCGGAATCATCCCAAGCCATCCTGGAAGCCGGGTCAAACGAGTATCCGAACGGGCACAGAAACTGGCAGCCAGAGAGAAAAGGGCTGAAGCAATCCTGGAACTGTCGGAGGCAAAAAGGCTATTCAGACGAGAACTCTGGAAGTCAAACTACTCCGATGATTATATAGCCTATGCCGCCGCCCTGTTCTGCTTTTCGGTCGGCGCACGCATCGGCGAAGCCCGGGCACTAAAGTTCGACGCCATAAACCTGAAAACAGGATTCTGCGACATTATCCGCTCCTATAGTGATGACGAGGATGAAGATGAACGTCTGAAGCTTCCCAAGTGGGAACACATACGAAAAAGTGTACCCCTTTCCGATATGGCGATCGAAGCCATTCAATATGTTATTGACCACTACCCCTACCCTGATATCCAGCCGGATGACTATGTGTTTCCCAATGTGAAAAGCAGGGAGAATCCGGTTACCTCTGCTGGGTATAATCAAGAAATGCTTTGTCTCCCGGGGCGTGGTCTTGGTGCATGCTGA
- a CDS encoding HigA family addiction module antitoxin translates to MDPHLIELSTPGEVLKEEFLDPMGITPYALAKGIFVDPPRIAAIIKGKRKITADTAIRLSRFFGTTPEFWMNMQGRYDLEVLMEEKEAELNMITEYHKAS, encoded by the coding sequence ATGGACCCGCATCTTATAGAACTTTCTACACCTGGTGAAGTTTTGAAGGAAGAGTTTCTTGATCCTATGGGCATCACCCCTTATGCTCTGGCAAAGGGTATTTTTGTTGATCCTCCCAGAATAGCCGCAATTATAAAGGGAAAGAGAAAGATTACTGCTGACACGGCGATCAGACTGTCCAGGTTTTTCGGCACCACTCCAGAGTTCTGGATGAACATGCAGGGTCGTTATGATCTGGAAGTTCTGATGGAAGAGAAGGAAGCTGAACTGAATATGATTACCGAGTATCATAAGGCATCGTGA